One genomic window of Fusarium fujikuroi IMI 58289 draft genome, chromosome FFUJ_chr01 includes the following:
- a CDS encoding related to voltage gated Ca2+ channel, with protein sequence MSSHSWDQDGRPARRLSIPLQNLDGSHLDTQQTQAGLSRQEPSVSPPDVPQMSANLPGISTYWDQPYDRFDDDVSPGSPIDPMALQAALPPGMDHHQPSPPMPSTPVRTYDPPGPYVEDAPSTDYAESDRVPLTAGVEPISGSLSASNLDDRNRDSFQTVSSLENSPSRGRNTRSLGEDLRASYGSTRNRNFGASLNPNEYRRSRSPSTSGALSRAGSIVRAMSQRVVNISGETEVIDHRASRHRSRSPSRHGQDRNRDTMNSMFADTSYQPQLVRSSSEKSTEPRFNVTEAEPDIPRPPLPNPLKGKSLGIFSPDNPLRLRLCDLLVNPYTEPFLLLLIVLQAILLAVEAAPNVFENGRPERWGQHPIDWAMLALFIIFTLEIISRIIVSGFVLNAAEYSTIDRKRGIRAAIADQYRAVFQPERIKSVKKKSQYRPEPSAISRSFTTFMQGQQALPRTLEEHQRFQLARRAFLRHSFNRFDFVAVVSYWITFCLSISGLETKHDLYAFRMLSCLRILRLLALTNGTAIILRSLKKATPLLVRVAFLLTFFWLLFAIIGVQSFKASLSRQCVWLDPLDPTDLDASYTNEEAFCGGYLNNQTGETMPWLKFNNSESLTDLMNGTNEGKGFLCPRGSICLQQSNPHNGTVNFDNIFNSLELVFVIMSANTFSDLMYMTMSSDYVQAALFFGAGIMIMMLWLTNLLIAVITSSFQVIREESKASAFTVSQESPVQARPDERIRRTSSLQRMFYKTRAVWILIITFGLLCQACRSATMSARRERFINTAEIIVTILLDIEMIFRIATDWNYFHKSWRNLFDLGLAIITSIILIPPIRYTRAYWWLTVFQILRVYRIVLAIPVTRELILLVLGNAAGIGNLMFFVFLMTFLVAIFAAQLFRGEIPVYEDGELNRISFYTIYNSFLGMYQVLTSENWTDILYTVTSYTRHKNTSWIGAILLIGWFIVAFFILINMFIAVIQENFDVSEDEKRLQQVKAFLQRRDLGASSSNLALSTIFGLSKHRKNKDPLDYGPATVEMLLKDAVVREFLDDQINPKPEEDRLHHAPIRSATTLLGGEIKPGRLSAMWGRVKGWFSDKEPNPFYSSLRFDGANDTSDPRQMAEQAMSATMTRKRAQREYLAKYPNYNTSLYIFSPNNSLRRLCQRVVGPSRGIERIDGVVPDTLLWYSFTIFIYAAIVAMVVLACVTTPLYQKEYQEQHQFSIRNWYIWTDMAFAIVFTVEAAIKIIADGLLWTPNAYLRSSWGFMDSVVLVTLWINVVTLLINDGAISRAIGAFKALRALRLLNVSNSARNTFHDLIIVGWWKILGAAFVSMSLLIPFAIYGLNLFNGLLLSCNDGGDGINTMDNCYGEFESTPFSDDWPMLAPRVAANPFFSFDDFGASLFILFQIVSQEGWTDVSFAVQAITGRMKQPQDLASEGNAIFLVVFNLLATVFVLTLFISVFMRNYTEQTGVAYLTAEQRSWLELRKILRQISPSKSSYDDSEKSWKKWCHKRAIEKKGKWYQTITVVLVLHLIVLVSEFASEPWWWTRYRDFVFFAFIVAYTANIAIRIIGLGWVRFRRSSWDLYSLFIVFGAFVSTLALLISDTEVETYVQLHKVFLVAIVLLLIPRNDALDQLFKTAAASLTVIGNLLATWLVFFLVFAIAMTQAFSLTRFGEETAENINFRTVPKALILLFRMSLGEGWNAVMEDYASIEPPLCVDEPRFFDSDCGSESWARILFIAWNIVSMYIFVNLFVSLIYESFSYVFQRSSGMAVVDRDEIRRFKEAWRSVDPAGTGYITKAAFPRLLGELSGVFQMRIYDPEDSVHSILEDIRDDVKLTHHSSIATTSGFSGIDLNKLNARLRRIDVEKVRHQRRRFNIFYEEVLVSADPDRGISFTSVLMILAHYNIISDNKSLKLEEFLRRRARLQRVDDQVRRGVVLGFFDTLYYSRQFKKHMLRKHSARMTAVPQLNIPEILVENDLSDDETGGAGPRSPLSPASRPSSVDAGEPRNWLGSVDLSLHDTSWSHPLSFPRAAPPSPTTPAQPSAFSFEIEEDDPHEQQQQSTTQARSSAPSGRESNHLDPISPVQVRGMLDDSVWGESIRRNATVRQTQSRGSQGTIFHYYATTHSLSAILTHSHTMAHTSRFETMTSRFSPSRLRNSLRRSSSASTSTQASYSSVSTTSSSPVVAINSIISRQPSLLHLEAERKSFGSELSLLEPRPIVYWGSVEERIG encoded by the exons ATGTCTTCACACTCTTGGGATCAAGACGGGCGCCCAGCGCGGCGCCTGTCTATCCCGCTTCAGAACTTAGATGGATCGCATCTCGATACTCAACAGACGCAAGCTGGTCTGTCACGGCAAGAGCCGAGCGTTTCTCCGCCCGACGTTCCTCAAATGTCTGCCAACCTTCCTGGTATCTCAACATACTGGGATCAACCCTACGATCGTTTCGACGACGATGTTAGCCCAGGGTCACCCATAGATCCAATGGCTCTACAGGCTGCGCTCCCTCCGGGCATGGATCACCATCAGCCAAGTCCTCCAATGCCTTCTACACCGGTTCGTACATACGACCCGCCTGGTCCCTATGTCGAAGATGCGCCGAGTACCGATTACGCAGAGTCCGATCGAGTTCCGTTGACGGCTGGAGTTGAGCCTATATCTGGTTCTTTATCTGCCAGTAATTTGGATGATCGAAATCGAGACAGTTTTCAGACGGTTTCAAGCCTAGAAAACAGCCCATCGCGCGGTCGCAATACGAGAAGCCTTGGCGAAGATCTGAGAGCAAGCTATGGGTCAACTCGAAATCGCAACTTTGGCGCCTCTCTTAATCCCAACGAATATCGGAGGTCAAGATCGCCCTCTACATCGGGCGCTTTGTCCCGTGCTGGTTCGATCGTGCGGGCAATGTCACAGAGAGTTGTCAACATCAGCGGAGAAACAGAAGTCATTGATCACCGTGCATCGAGGCATCGCTCCCGTTCACCTAGTAGACATGGTCAAGATAGGAATCGGGATACGATGAATTCGATGTTTGCCGATACTTCGTATCAACCACAGTTGGTTCGTTCGTCAAGCGAAAAATCTACAGAACCACGTTTTAACGTGACCGAAGCTGAGCCAGATATACCGAGGCCTCCTTTACCAAATCCTCTCAAAGGAAAGTCTCTAGGAATCTTCTCACCGGACAACCCTTTGAGACTAAGACTCTGCGACCTCTTGGTCAACCCATATACGGAGCCATTCTTGCTTCTTTTGATAGTCTTGCAGGCTATCCTTCTCGCGGTTGAGGCAGCTCCGAATGTATTTGAGAATGGACGCCCGGAAAGATGGGGACAGCATCCTATTGATTGGGCTATGCTTGCTCTTTTCATTATCTTCACTCTGGAGATTATCTCGCGTATCATTGTGTCTGGCTTCGTGTTGAACGCAGCAGAGTACAGCACGATTGACCGTAAACGGGGAATTCGAGCCGCAATAGCAGACCAGTATCGTGCTGTTTTCCAACCAGAGCGGATTAAATCCGTAAAGAAGAAGTCGCAATACCGACCGGAACCGTCAGCAATCTCAAGATCTTTCACAACGTTTATGCAAGGCCAGCAAGCATTGCCAAGAACTCTGGAAGAGCACCAAAGGTTCCAGCTTGCTCGGCGAGCATTTCTACGCCATTCCTTCAATCGTTTCGATTTTGTTGCCGTTGTCTCGTATTGGATCACTTTCTGCTTGAGCATTTCGGGCCTCGAAACCAAGCACGATCTTTACGCATTTCGAATGCTGAGTTGTTTACGAATTCTGAGATTACTTGCTCTAACGAACGGTACTGCG ATTATTCTCAGGAGTTTGAAGAAAGCAACGCCTTTACTCGTTCGAGTTGCATTTCTCCTCACCTTCTTCTGGCTTCTGTTTGCAATTATAGGGGTCCAGAGTTTCAAAGCTAGTTTGAGTCGGCAGTGCGTGTGGCTTGACCCCCTTGATCCTACGGACCTTGATGCCTCCTACACAAACGAGGAAGCATTTTGCGGTGGTTACTTGAACAACCAAACGGGCGAAACCATGCCTTGGCTCAAGTTCAACAATTCAGAGTCCTTGACGGACCTTATGAATGGAACGAATGAAGGGAAGGGGTTTCTGTGTCCTCGAGGTTCCATTTGTCTTCAGCAATCCAACCCACACAACGGCACGGTCAATTTTGACAACATTTTCAACTCGCTAGAACTTGTGTTTGTCATCATGAGCGCAAACACCTTCTCCGATCTTATGTACATGACCATGAGCTCGGATTATGTACAGGCTGCTCTCTTTTTTGGTGCAGGTATCATGATCATGATGCTGTGGTTGACGAACTTGTTGATTGCTGTCATTACCTCATCCTTCCAAGTCATCCGTGAAGAGAGCAAAGCCAGTGCATTCACTGTCAGCCAGGAATCCCCGGTGCAAGCTCGACCCGATGAAAGAATTCGCCGAACATCTTCTTTACAACGCATGTTCTATAAAACCCGTGCAGTGTGGATTCTGATCATCACTTTTGGTTTGCTATGCCAGGCCTGCCGCAGCGCAACCATGTCGGCAAGAAGAGAGCGCTTCATTAACACTGCAGAGATCATCGTTACCATTCTTCTCGATATCGAGATGATCTTTCGAATTGCGACTGATTGGAATTACTTCCACAAAAGTTGGCGTAACCTCTTCGACCTCGGCCTAGCGATTATCACTTCCATCATATTAATCCCCCCTATTCGCTACACCAGAGCGTATTGGTGGTTGACGGTGTTCCAAATCCTGAGAGTTTATCGTATTGTGTTAGCAATACCAGTGACAAGGGAACTTATTCTCCTCGTTTTAGGCAATGCCGCTGGTATCGGAAACCTGATGTTCTTTGTGTTTCTGATGACATTTTTGGTGGCGATTTTTGCTGCGCAGTTGTTCAGAGGCGAAATTCCCGTGTATGAAGATGGCGAACTCAATCGTATCTCGTTCTACACCATTTACAACTCCTTCTTGGGCATGTACCAAGTTCTGACAAGTGAGAATTGGACAGATATTCTTTATACTGTCACCTCCTACACTAGGCACAAGAATACCTCATGGATAGGGGCCATTCTACTCATTGGCTGGTTCATTGTGGctttcttcattctcatcaacatgttCATTGCTGTAATTCAGGAGAACTTTGATGTATCCGAAGACGAGAAACGGCTTCAGCAAGTCAAGGCTTTTCTTCAAAGGCGAGACCTTGGAGCTTCATCTAGCAACCTGGCCCTTTCTACAATCTTTGGCCTGTCCAAACATCGCAAAAATAAGGATCCCCTCGACTACGGCCCAGCAACAGTCGAGATGCTTCTCAAGGATGCCGTGGTCCGCGAGTTCCTGGATGATCAAATAAATCCTAAACCTGAGGAGGACCGGCTGCACCATGCCCCTATTAGAAGCGCAACTACGTTGTTGGGTGGCGAGATCAAACCTGGCCGTCTCTCTGCCATGTGGGGAAGGGTGAAAGGGTGGTTCAGCGACAAGGAGCCCAACCCCTTTTATTCAAGCTTGCGGTTTGACGGCGCGAACGATACCTCAGATCCTCGACAAATGGCTGAACAGGCAATGTCTGCCACTATGACTCGAAAGAGGGCTCAGCGAGAGTATCTTGCGAAGTACCCAAATTACAATACCTCCTTGTACATCTTTTCACCAAACAACAGCCTGCGCCGGCTTTGTCAGCGGGTCGTTGGTCCTTCTCGGGGTATTGAGCGCATTGATGGTGTAGTTCCTGACACCCTCCTTTGGTATTCTTTCACGATATTCATTTATGCAGCAATCGTGGCTATGGTCGTCCTTGCATGTGTTACCACTCCTCTTTATCAGAAGGAGTACCAAGAGCAACATCAGTTCAGTATTAGGAATTGGTACATCTGGACAGACATGGCTTTTGCGATTGTGTTTACTGTCGAAGCTGCGATCAAGATCATTGCGGACGGACTCCTGTGGACCCCGAATGCATACTTGCGAAGTTCCTGGGGATTCATGGATTCAGTCGTTTTGGTCACTCTGTGGATCAATGTTGTTACGCTCCTCATCAATGACGGCGCTATTTCCAGAGCAATAGGCGCATTCAAGGCGCTCCGTGCACTTCGACTGCTGAATGTTAGCAACAGCGCCAGAAACACCTTTCACGATCTCATTATCGTTGGTTGGTGGAAAATCCTAGGC GCCGCGTTTGTCTCGATGTCTCTGCTCATTCCGTTTGCCATTTATGGTCTCAACCTATTCAATGGCTTACTTTTGTCTTGTAATGACGGTGGCGACGGAATTAATACCATGGATAATTGCTATGGCGAGTTCGAGAGCACACCGTTTAGCGACGACTGGCCAATGCTCGCCCCTCGTGTTGCAGCGAAccccttcttcagcttcgacGATTTTGGGGCATCCttatttattcttttccAGATTGTTAGTCAAGAGGGATGGACAGACGTCTCTTTTGCTGTTCAAGCCATTACCGGCCGCATGAAGCAGCCCCAAGACCTAGCGTCAGAGGGCAacgccatcttcctcgtcgtaTTCAATCTGTTGGCCACCGTCTTTGTACTCACTCTCTTTATCTCTGTTTTTATGCGGAATTATACCGAACAAACAGGTGTCGCTTATTTGACGGCGGAACAACGGTCATGGCTCGAATTACGAAAGATTCTCAGACAAATTTCACCTTCAAAGAGTTCTTACGATGATTCtgagaagagctggaagaaATGGTGCCACAAGAGAGCTATCGAGAAGAAGGGTAAGTGGTATCAGACAATTACCGTTGTTCTAGTACTACATTTGATCGTGCTTGTGTCGGAGTTCGCCAGTGAGCCATGGTGGTGGACAAGATATCGCGACTTTGTTTTCTTCGCCTTCATCGTTGCATACACGGCTAACATTGCAATTCGTATCATTGGCTTGGGCTGGGTACGTTTCCGACGAAGCTCGTGGGATCTCTACTCTTTGTTCATTGTCTTCGGTGCATTTGTTTCAACTCTCGCGTTACTCATATCAGACACTGAGGTTGAAACCTATGTTCAGCTACATAAGGTGTTCTTGGTCGCCATTGTACTCCTCCTCATTCCCCGCAACGACGCGCTGGACCAGCTGTTCAAAACGGCCGCCGCTAGTCTGACAGTTATTGGTAACTTGCTTGCCACCTGGCTGGTATTCTTCCTGGTCTTCGCGATTGCTATGACTCAAGCTTTTAGTTTGACACGATTCGGCGAAGAGACTGCGGAAAACATAAATTTCCGAACCGTTCCCAAAGCCCTGATTCTGCTATTCAGAATGAGTCTGGGTGAAGGATGGAATGCTGTCATGGAAGATTATGCCAGCATAGAGCCGCCACTTTGCGTTGACGAGCCTAGATTCTTCGACAGTGACTGTGGTAGCGAATCGTGGGCCAGAATTCTGTTTATCGCATGGAACATCGTCAGTATGTATATCTTTGTGAACCTGTTTGTATCACTCATCTACGAGAGCTTCAGTTATGTCTTTCAACGCTCGAGTGGCATGGCTGTTGTTGATCGCGATGAGATTCGACGGTTCAAAGAAGCTTGGCGAAGCGTTGACCCAGCAGGCACTGGGTATATCACCAAGGCAGCTTTTCCCCGTCTTCTTGGCGAGCTTTCAGGCGTCTTTCAGATGCGCATTTATGATCCGGAGGACAGCGTTCACTCTATTTTGGAAGATATAAGGGATGATGTGAAACTCACACATCACTCGTCCATCGCGACAACCAGCGGATTCAGTGGCATTGACCTGAACAAACTCAATGCACGGTTGAGGAGGATTGACGTGGAGAAGGTGCGCCACCAGCGTCGGCGCTTTAACATTTTTTACGAGGAGGTCTTGGTGTCCGCAGATCCTGACAGGGGCATCTCATTTACGAGTGTCTTGATGATTCTTGCTCATTATAACATCATCAGTGATAACAAGAGCCTGAA ACTCGAAGAGTTCCTAAGGCGTCGAGCTCGTCTCCAGCGAGTAGACGACCAAGTCCGACGTGGCGTAGTATTGGGCTTCTTCGACACATT ATATTATTCAAGACAATTCAAGAAACACATGCTACGAAAGCACTCGGCCCGCATGACGGCAGTGCCACAGCTGAACATTCCGGAGATTCTTGTTGAGAACGATCTGAGCGACGATGAAACAGGTGGAGCAGGGCCGAGATCTCCCCTCTCACCAGCCTCGCGTCCATCGAGTGTTGACGCAGGCGAGCCACGAAACTGGCTGGGATCTGTGGATCTATCGTTGCACGATACATCGTGGAGTCATCCTCTCAGCTTCCCCAGAGCCGCGCCTCCATCGCCCACAACACCTGCGCAACCATCAGCCTTTAGctttgagatcgaggaggatgatCCACatgagcaacagcaacaatctACGACGCAAGCAAGATCGTCAGCGCCCTCGGGCCGTGAGAGCAATCATTTGGACCCCATTAGCCCTGTGCAAGTCCGTGGAATGCTTGACGACTCGGTTTGGGGCGAGAGTATTCGTCGCAACGCCACCGTTCGACAAACACAGAGCAGGGGCTCGCAAGG TACCATATTTCACTATTACGCAACAACACATTCACTCTCGGCTATTCTTACGCACTCTCATACAATGGCCCACACCTCCCGCTTCGAAACTATGACTTCTCGCTTCTCACCCTCACGTCTGCGCAACTCTCTGCGTCgcagctcatcagcctccacctccacccaGGCTTCCTACTCATCAGTCAGCACGACAAGCTCGTCCCCTGTCGTtgccatcaacagcatcatctcgCGACAGCCTTCTCTGTTGCATCTAGAGGCTGAACGCAAGAGCTTCGGCAGTGAGTTGAGCCTGCTTGAGCCCAGGCCCATTGTCTACTGGGGCAGCGTGGAGGAGCGCATCGGTTAA
- a CDS encoding probable ATP phosphoribosyltransferase: MDLVNRLVRPDATFAPSKSPLNPTFYVVADSKSPPVSKAVFFLLCPRVSRPMSFQSTFLCSFIIEGRLNAATLNLLEGADVQFRRENRLDIALVKNLPIALIFLPAADIPTFVGEGRCDLGITGWDQVQEHDASVRAYNRLRRSSIDLSSSDDKVAGSDMVMELGFGSCKLQVQVPEKGQYKTPEDLIGKTIGTSFVNLAADYFLKLEQGENVQGELSPRKMRTKIVELSGSVEAACALGVAEGIVDLVESGETMRAAGLKAIDTVVDSTAVLIKSKSPSNPELIDLITSRIRGVITAKSYVLCQYNVERSRLAEATKVTPGKRSATVTTLDEEGWVAVSSMVEKKKIALVMDELTRIGAQDILVLDIHNAR, encoded by the exons ATGGATCTCGTCAACAGGTTGGTCCGCCCCGATGCTACCTTCGCACCGTCAAAATCGCCCCTCAATCCCACCTTCTATGTGGTCGCTGATTCAAAATCCCCTCCAGTCTCGAAGGCCGTCTTCTTTTTGCTGTGCCCAAGAGTGAGTCGTCCCATGTCCTTCCAATCCACATTCTTATGCTCATTCATCATAGAGGGCCGTCTCAATGCTGCCACACTGAACCTCCTCGAGGGCGCCGACGTCCAATTCCGTCGTGAGAACCGTCTCGATATCGCTCTTGTCAAGAATCTCCCTATTGCCCTGATCTTCCTCCCCGCCGCCGACATTCCCACGTTCGTTGGCGAGGGTCGTTGCGACCTCGGTATCACCGGATGGGACCAAGTCCAGGAGCATGATGCCTCGGTCCGTGCCTATAATCGCTTGCGACGCAGCTCTATTGATCTGTCGTCATCCGACGATAAGGTTGCTGGCTCTGATATGGTTATGGAATTGGGCTTCGGCAGCTGCAAGCTTCAGGTCCAGGTCCCCGAGAAGGGCCAGTACAAGACCCCCGAGGATCTCATTGGAAAGACGATTGGGACGAGCTTCGTCAACCTGGCTGCCGACTATTTCCTGAAGCTTGAGCAGGGCGAGAATGTACAGGGAGAGCTTTCGCCTCGCAAGATGCGCACCAAGATTGTTGAGTTGAGTGGAAGTGTCGAGGCAGCATGTGCTCTTGGCGTTGCTGAGGGCATTGTCGACCTTGTTG AATCTGGTGAGACCATGCGAGCTGCTGggctcaaggccattgacaCTGTTGTCGACTCTACCGCCGTGCTCATCAAGTCAAAGTCGCCATCCAATCCCGAGCTCATCGACCTCATCACCTCACGTATCCGTGGTGTTATCACCGCCAAGAGCTACGTCCTGTGCCAATACAATGTCGAGCGAAGCCGTCTGGCTGAGGCAACCAAGGTTACTCCTGGGAAGCGCTCAGCGACAGTTACCACCCTGGATGAGGAGGGCTGGGTTGCAGTCAGCTCCatggtcgagaagaagaagattgctCTGGTTATGGACGAGCTGACCCGAATTGGTGCTCAGGACATCCTTGTCCTCGACATTCACAATGCGCGCTGA
- a CDS encoding related to VeA protein: MSQRIPGPAYSSSAPPPPPIHTYQQHQRPPPPLPPPTQHHHSSHPPLPPPPSAPHPHHQHPPPPPPSHSLSSHQHHGQPPHHQPQLPPYAPAPYQQPQPSQYPRPHPHQQHVPPPSQHDDHPPPPSSRPSPTDHQKDSEHVPPSYSKIEEGSGWKYSLDVKQQPVRARMCGFGDKDRRPITPPPCVRLVIINTETGKEVDYNTLDHAMFVLSVDLWNHDGTKEVNLVRSSTGTGAMASSSTYTYSSLEPGTPSYQQQSLPPSRESGYGQSQGMNYGQDYPPPVQQSYGQAPSYPPSSSYGPPQQYYPRHSGYSAEPSAPPPGAPFRNGYGQDQNALTRMAVVGGQPQGMFTRNLIGSLAASAFRLEDTEGQSGIWFVLQDLSVRTEGTFRLRFSFVNVGRPGGQGANVNQGRAPILSSCYSESFHVYSAKKFPGVCESTPLSKKFANQGIKIPIRKDANIKGEGDEEMYDQN; this comes from the exons ATGTCGCAGCGAATCCCTGGCCCTGCTTATTCTTCCAgtgcaccaccaccaccaccgatTCATACctaccaacaacaccagcgtcctcctccgcctctaCCGCCCCcgactcaacatcaccactcGTCCCATCCTCCCCTGCCTCCTCCGCCGTCAGCTCCAcatcctcaccaccaacatccaCCTCCGCCGCCACCTTCCCACTCGCTATCTtcgcatcaacaccatggccaACCACCccatcaccagcctcaactcCCACCATATGCCCCAGCTCcatatcaacagcctcagccgAGTCAATACCCTCGGCCCCATCCGCACCAGCAACACGTCCCTCCTCCTTCGCAACATGATGATCATCCTCCCCCGCCTTCCTCGCGCCCATCGCCCACCGACCATCAGAAAGATTCCGAACACGTTCCCCCATCCTACTCCAAGATTGAAGAAGGATCAGGCTGGAAGTACAG TCTCGATGTGAAGCAACAACCCGTGCGTGCGCGCATGTGTGGATTTGGCGATAAG GATCGTCGCCCAATCACGCCGCCGCCATGTGTTCGTCTTGTCATAATCAATACCGAGACGGGTAAAGAGGTTGACTACAA TACCCTAGACCACGCCATGTTTGTGTTATCGGTCGATCTGTGGAATCATGACGGTACCAAAGAAGTCAACCTGGTGCGGTCCTCAACTGGGACTGGCGCTATGGCATCCTCAAGTACCTACACTTATTCGTCCTTAGAACCAGGAACCCCTTCGTACCAGCAACAATCTCTGCCCCCGAGCCGCGAGTCTGGATATGGGCAATCGCAAGGGATGAACTATGGTCAGGATTATCCCCCACCGGTGCAGCAGAGCTATGGTCAAG CACCGTCGTACCCGCCGAGCAGTTCCTACGGTCCGCCCCAACAATATTACCCGCGACATAGCGGTTACAGTGCCGAACCTTCGGCTCCTCCGCCAGGTGCACCTTTCCGTAATGGATATGGACAGGATCAAAATGCGCTTACTCGGATGGCAGTAGTGGGAGGTCAACCCCAAGGGATGTTTACGAGAAACTTGATTGGCAGTTTGGCCGCAAGCGCATTCCGCCTCGAGGACACTGAAGGACAATCAGGTATCTGGTTTGTCCTCCAAGACCTCAGCGTCCGTACAGAAGGAACCTTTCG ATTAAGGTTCTCCTTCGTCAACGTTGGGCGCCCCGGAGGGCAGGGAGCCAACGTAAACCAAGGCCGAGCGCCAATCCTGTCGTCTTGCTACAGCGAGAGTTTCCACGTGTACTCGGCCAAGAAGTTCCCCGGCGTGTGTGAAAGTACACCATTGAGCAAGAAATTTGCAAACCAAGGCATCAAGATCCCGATCCGTAAGGacgccaacatcaagggcgaaggtgatgaagagatgtACGATCAGAACTGA